Genomic segment of Granulicella aggregans:
CCACCGTGCGACGTCCGGCCCGCACGTCGCTCAACACTTCAATCCGCCTAAGATCGCGTTCGCTCATAGAAATCCATGCCATCCTTAGACCCTGACATTTCTATCGGGCCAGACCATGACATTTCTAACGAGCCGCTACAGAGTAACTATACGTAACACTTATTATCGGACTTAAATGCTTTGTTCGCAACGCTATAGTCCGACTGATCTGTTTTGGATACCAAGGGCGCAGTCCAATCGGTTCAACAGGAGATCATGTGTCACCCCTCTCCAAGTGTGCCAAAGGGCTCCAGTAAGGTCGGGAGTGTTCTGCCTATAGCCGATCCCGTGGAACTATGGCATCAGGACGGTGTCAATGACGTGGATGACGCCGTTCGACTGCATGATGTCAGCGGTGGTGATCGTGGAGGTTCCCCCCTTTGCGTCGGTGAGCACGATGTTGGATCCAGACATGCTGGCGCTAAGGTCCTCGCCCTGAACTGTCTTGAGCCTTACCATACCGCCGCTTTTCTTGATCAATTTCTCGAGCTGCTTGGAGGTAATTTTGCCAGGGACTACGTGGTAAGTGAGGATCTTGACGAGGGTGTCTTTGTTCTCAGGCTTTACAAGAGTGTCGACTGTACCGGCCGGCAACTTACCGAAAGCATCATCAGTTGGAGCGAACACCGTGAAGGGCCCGGGACCGCTCAGCGTATCGACTAAGCCAGCAGCCTTGACGGCAGCAACGAGTGTCCTGTTGATGGGCGAATTGACCGCGTTCTGGATGATGTTCTTGTTGGCGTACATTGCTGCGCCACCAACTTCGGGGTTCCTCCCCCCCCCTCCGCCCTGCACCGGAGGATAGGAGTTGCCGTCCACTCCAGCAACACCCCCAAGCTCACCACCCGGAACAGGCGTGGTTTCCGTCGGAACATAGAGTTTGATAGATTGCACGATGTGCTGCTTACCTTTATCTACAAATGTGACAACTACGGTGTCCCCAGTTCTAATATCTCCTTTTCGAGTCTTGTCATCGACAATGAGGTCAATCACGATCACTCTGTCGTCACGGTCTCGATATGAAATCTGTGCGGATATGTCGTCAAGGCGTGTCAGAACGGCGTTGGGGATTGTTCGTGACGTCGCCGGACTCGACTTCGCTAGCGTCGCTAATCCAGCGAAGCACACCGCCGTGATCAGAAGGAAACAGGCCTTCACTGGCCATTCAAATCGACGGATCTGATTGATGCTCAGAGACATGAGAATCTCCGCTCGGAGAGTGATGCTTGTGCCCTAGCATTTCGACAAGAATATGAACGAAATATAACTCAATCGGGAAGAGAAAATCTAGATACCTGTTGAACAAGCCCATCGAGAACCAAGCGATGAGCACAACACTAATCATGCCGATAATCAGCCACAAGGCCTTTCTTCGGCGGTTCTGGATATTTCC
This window contains:
- a CDS encoding fasciclin domain-containing protein; the protein is MSLSINQIRRFEWPVKACFLLITAVCFAGLATLAKSSPATSRTIPNAVLTRLDDISAQISYRDRDDRVIVIDLIVDDKTRKGDIRTGDTVVVTFVDKGKQHIVQSIKLYVPTETTPVPGGELGGVAGVDGNSYPPVQGGGGGRNPEVGGAAMYANKNIIQNAVNSPINRTLVAAVKAAGLVDTLSGPGPFTVFAPTDDAFGKLPAGTVDTLVKPENKDTLVKILTYHVVPGKITSKQLEKLIKKSGGMVRLKTVQGEDLSASMSGSNIVLTDAKGGTSTITTADIMQSNGVIHVIDTVLMP